One segment of Triticum aestivum cultivar Chinese Spring chromosome 2A, IWGSC CS RefSeq v2.1, whole genome shotgun sequence DNA contains the following:
- the LOC123191098 gene encoding ABC transporter E family member 2 isoform X2, whose translation MADRLTRIAIVNEDRCKPKKCRQECKKSCPVVKTGKLCIEVGPASKVSFISEELCIGCGICVKKCPFDAIEIINLPKDLEKDTTHRYGPNTFKLHRLPVPRPGQVLGLVGTNGIGKSTALKVLAGKLKPNLGRFKNPPDWQEILTYFRGSELQNYFTRLLEDNMKAIIKPQYVDHIPKAVHGNVGQVLELKDERDMKAELCVDLELNQVIDRNVGDLSGGELQRFAIAVVAVQSAEIYMFDEPSSYLDVKQRLKAAQVIRSLLRSNSYVIVVEHDLSVLDYLSDFICCLYGKPGAYGVVTLPFSVREGINIFLAGFVPTENLRFRDESLTFKIVDTQDNAEEIEAYQRYKYPTMSKTLADFKLTVMEGEFTDSQIVVMLGENGTGKTTFIRMLAGHLKPDTVDGVEIEIPEFNVSYKPQKISPKFPGSVRQLLHKKIRDSYTHPQFISDVMKPLQIEQLMDQEVLNLSGGELQRVALCLCLGQPAEIYLIDEPSAYLDSEQRIVASKVIKRFILHAKKTAFIVEHDFIMAAYLADKVVVYEGRPSVECTACTPQSLVSGMNRFLSVWTKSIAYKKLSAMRRALSNPGWSLLTSKHLDITFRRDPTNYRPRINKMDSTKDREQKAAGSYYYLDD comes from the exons GCTGCCCCGTCGTCAAGACCG GGAAGTTATGCATTGAAGTTGGTCCGGCGTCCAAGGTTTCCTTCATCTCTGAAGAGCTGTGCATCGGTTGTGGTATTTGTGTCAAG AAATGCCCATTTGATGCCATCGAGATCATCAACCTCCCAAAAGACCTGGAAAAGGATACCACCCATCGCTATGGGCCAAATACATTCAAATTGCACAG GCTGCCTGTACCAAGGCCTGGTCAAGTTTTGGGACTTGTTGGAACCAATGGAATTGGAAAGTCCACAGCGCTTAAAGTCTTAGCTGGCAAGCTGAAACCAAATTTGGGACGATTCAAA AATCCACCTGATTGGCAGGAGATCCTTACATACTTCCGTGGCTCTGAACTTCAGAATTATTTTACACGTTTATTGGAGGATAACATGAAG GCAATCATTAAGCCTCAGTATGTTGACCACATTCCAAAAGCTGTCCATGGAAATGTCGGGCAAGTACTTGAGCTGAAAGATGAGAGGGATATGAAAGCTGAGCTGTGCGTTGACCTTGAATTGAACCAAGTTATTGACCGAAATGTGGGAGATCTTTCTGGCGGTGAGCTCCAGAGATTTGCAATAGCAGTTGTTGCTGTGCAAAGTGCAGAAATTTACATGTTTGATGAACCATCAAGTTATCTTGATGTTAAGCAGAGACTGAAGGCTGCACAAGTCATTAGGTCCTTGCTGAGATCGAACAG CTACGTCATTGTTGTGGAACATGACTTGAGCGTCTTAGATTACTTGTCCGACTTCATTTGCTGCTTATATGGAAAGCCGGGAGCTTATGGTGTAGTTACACTGCCATTTTCAGTCCGAGAAGGTATCAATATTTTCCTGGCTGGATTTGTTCCAACTGAAAATCTTCGGTTCCGAGATGAATCTCTTACATTTAAG ATTGTGGATACACAAGACAACGCGGAGGAGATTGAAGCATACCAACGATACAAGTACCCTACCATGAGCAAAACCCTAGCAGATTTCAAGCTCACTGTCATGGAAGGTGAATTCACTGATTCTCAGATTGTTGTGATGCTTGGTGAGAACGGGACAGGGAAAACTACATTCATCAGAATGCTG GCTGGGCACTTGAAGCCAGATACCGTGGATGGAGTTGAGATCGAAATTCCTGAATTTAATGTGTCCTACAAGCCCCAAAAGATTAGCCCAAAATTCCCGGGCTCAGTGAGGCAACTGCTTCATAAGAAAATACGCGATTCATATACTCATCCTCAGTTTATATCCGATGTAATGAAGCCACTACAAATTGAGCAGCTCATGGATCAGGAGGTGCTGAATTTATCAGGTGGAGAACTCCAAAGGGTGGCTCTATGTCTTTGCCTTGGACAG CCTGCAGAAATCTACCTTATTGATGAGCCGAGTGCGTACCTCGATTCGGAGCAGCGCATTGTCGCCTCGAAGGTGATCAAGAGGTTCATCCTCCATGCCAAGAAGACGGCGTTCATCGTCGAGCACGACTTCATCATGGCAGCCTACCTTGCGGACAAGGTGGTGGTCTACGAAGGGCGCCCCTCCGTCGAGTGCACTGCCTGCACGCCGCAATCCCTGGTGTCTGGGATGAACAGGTTCCTATCG GTTTGGACCAAATCCATTGCATATAAGAAATTATCTGCAATGCGTCGCGCCTTGTCAAATCCTGGCTGGTCGTTGTTAACGAGCAAA CACCTTGACATCACGTTTCGGAGGGACCCGACCAACTACAGGCCTCGGATCAACAAGATGGACTCAACCAAGGACCGGGAGCAGAAGGCCGCCGGGTCCTACTACTACCTCGATGACTGA
- the LOC123191098 gene encoding ABC transporter E family member 2 isoform X1 has product MADRLTRIAIVNEDRCKPKKCRQECKKSCPVVKTGKLCIEVGPASKVSFISEELCIGCGICVKKCPFDAIEIINLPKDLEKDTTHRYGPNTFKLHRLPVPRPGQVLGLVGTNGIGKSTALKVLAGKLKPNLGRFKNPPDWQEILTYFRGSELQNYFTRLLEDNMKAIIKPQYVDHIPKAVHGNVGQVLELKDERDMKAELCVDLELNQVIDRNVGDLSGGELQRFAIAVVAVQSAEIYMFDEPSSYLDVKQRLKAAQVIRSLLRSNSYVIVVEHDLSVLDYLSDFICCLYGKPGAYGVVTLPFSVREGINIFLAGFVPTENLRFRDESLTFKIVDTQDNAEEIEAYQRYKYPTMSKTLADFKLTVMEGEFTDSQIVVMLGENGTGKTTFIRMLAGHLKPDTVDGVEIEIPEFNVSYKPQKISPKFPGSVRQLLHKKIRDSYTHPQFISDVMKPLQIEQLMDQEVLNLSGGELQRVALCLCLGQPAEIYLIDEPSAYLDSEQRIVASKVIKRFILHAKKTAFIVEHDFIMAAYLADKVVVYEGRPSVECTACTPQSLVSGMNRFLSHLDITFRRDPTNYRPRINKMDSTKDREQKAAGSYYYLDD; this is encoded by the exons GCTGCCCCGTCGTCAAGACCG GGAAGTTATGCATTGAAGTTGGTCCGGCGTCCAAGGTTTCCTTCATCTCTGAAGAGCTGTGCATCGGTTGTGGTATTTGTGTCAAG AAATGCCCATTTGATGCCATCGAGATCATCAACCTCCCAAAAGACCTGGAAAAGGATACCACCCATCGCTATGGGCCAAATACATTCAAATTGCACAG GCTGCCTGTACCAAGGCCTGGTCAAGTTTTGGGACTTGTTGGAACCAATGGAATTGGAAAGTCCACAGCGCTTAAAGTCTTAGCTGGCAAGCTGAAACCAAATTTGGGACGATTCAAA AATCCACCTGATTGGCAGGAGATCCTTACATACTTCCGTGGCTCTGAACTTCAGAATTATTTTACACGTTTATTGGAGGATAACATGAAG GCAATCATTAAGCCTCAGTATGTTGACCACATTCCAAAAGCTGTCCATGGAAATGTCGGGCAAGTACTTGAGCTGAAAGATGAGAGGGATATGAAAGCTGAGCTGTGCGTTGACCTTGAATTGAACCAAGTTATTGACCGAAATGTGGGAGATCTTTCTGGCGGTGAGCTCCAGAGATTTGCAATAGCAGTTGTTGCTGTGCAAAGTGCAGAAATTTACATGTTTGATGAACCATCAAGTTATCTTGATGTTAAGCAGAGACTGAAGGCTGCACAAGTCATTAGGTCCTTGCTGAGATCGAACAG CTACGTCATTGTTGTGGAACATGACTTGAGCGTCTTAGATTACTTGTCCGACTTCATTTGCTGCTTATATGGAAAGCCGGGAGCTTATGGTGTAGTTACACTGCCATTTTCAGTCCGAGAAGGTATCAATATTTTCCTGGCTGGATTTGTTCCAACTGAAAATCTTCGGTTCCGAGATGAATCTCTTACATTTAAG ATTGTGGATACACAAGACAACGCGGAGGAGATTGAAGCATACCAACGATACAAGTACCCTACCATGAGCAAAACCCTAGCAGATTTCAAGCTCACTGTCATGGAAGGTGAATTCACTGATTCTCAGATTGTTGTGATGCTTGGTGAGAACGGGACAGGGAAAACTACATTCATCAGAATGCTG GCTGGGCACTTGAAGCCAGATACCGTGGATGGAGTTGAGATCGAAATTCCTGAATTTAATGTGTCCTACAAGCCCCAAAAGATTAGCCCAAAATTCCCGGGCTCAGTGAGGCAACTGCTTCATAAGAAAATACGCGATTCATATACTCATCCTCAGTTTATATCCGATGTAATGAAGCCACTACAAATTGAGCAGCTCATGGATCAGGAGGTGCTGAATTTATCAGGTGGAGAACTCCAAAGGGTGGCTCTATGTCTTTGCCTTGGACAG CCTGCAGAAATCTACCTTATTGATGAGCCGAGTGCGTACCTCGATTCGGAGCAGCGCATTGTCGCCTCGAAGGTGATCAAGAGGTTCATCCTCCATGCCAAGAAGACGGCGTTCATCGTCGAGCACGACTTCATCATGGCAGCCTACCTTGCGGACAAGGTGGTGGTCTACGAAGGGCGCCCCTCCGTCGAGTGCACTGCCTGCACGCCGCAATCCCTGGTGTCTGGGATGAACAGGTTCCTATCG CACCTTGACATCACGTTTCGGAGGGACCCGACCAACTACAGGCCTCGGATCAACAAGATGGACTCAACCAAGGACCGGGAGCAGAAGGCCGCCGGGTCCTACTACTACCTCGATGACTGA